One window from the genome of Streptococcus halotolerans encodes:
- a CDS encoding MFS transporter, whose product MTILGLLMNLLINNRFFRYTSISTFLNQFGSSIYNIVFIIYVASTYHSKTLVSIANIILMIPVLFQLLIGQCADRVKNRAKWLIGGGISQSILFIIIAYLTTQKSYLVFSVICLINIVSDCISNLLSGVSMPIFKHHIPQSELMSAYSIRHIISFICGIGGQTFGIWLLEISNKNFGFVAIINASSFLMSSIILVSIKSLLITNKEKIAKFNFSKNFLEMYNASKGIFSTKSDSQFIKLITTVMISNILGSAIIPIFNLYFLENKWHNFSYGQTLLILNTTMILGNILGSLFPKDFFSRLPLKKILVLELYSFALIAISLFLKFPFIFVLFVFSFNCFLVGKFNPKFSATLMTNVPDNMLAQVSSFISFLVMISIPIGTSIFSIIYVFNSNILWILFLSLTIIGLYFQVESR is encoded by the coding sequence ATGACTATATTGGGGTTATTAATGAATCTACTGATAAATAACAGATTTTTCAGATATACTTCTATATCTACCTTTTTAAATCAATTTGGCTCTTCAATATATAACATTGTTTTTATCATTTATGTTGCCTCTACATATCATTCAAAAACTCTTGTAAGCATAGCTAACATTATATTGATGATCCCAGTATTGTTTCAACTATTAATAGGACAATGTGCTGATAGAGTTAAAAACAGAGCCAAATGGTTGATTGGGGGAGGAATCTCTCAGTCCATATTATTTATTATAATTGCCTATTTAACCACTCAGAAATCATATTTAGTATTTTCTGTAATTTGTCTTATCAACATTGTTTCTGATTGTATCTCTAATCTATTGTCTGGGGTTTCAATGCCGATATTTAAGCATCATATCCCTCAATCTGAACTAATGTCTGCTTACTCGATTCGACATATTATTTCCTTCATTTGTGGAATAGGTGGACAAACCTTTGGTATTTGGTTACTTGAAATTTCAAACAAAAACTTTGGTTTTGTTGCCATAATAAATGCTTCTTCCTTTTTGATGTCATCAATTATTTTAGTATCTATTAAATCGTTATTGATAACTAATAAAGAAAAAATAGCAAAATTCAATTTTTCAAAAAATTTCTTAGAAATGTATAACGCGAGTAAAGGAATTTTTTCAACTAAATCTGACAGTCAATTTATCAAATTAATAACGACTGTAATGATTTCAAATATACTAGGATCTGCAATCATCCCCATTTTTAATCTATACTTTCTAGAGAATAAATGGCATAACTTCTCTTACGGACAAACGTTATTAATTCTGAACACTACAATGATTTTAGGAAATATTTTAGGAAGTCTATTTCCTAAAGATTTTTTCTCAAGATTACCTTTAAAAAAAATACTAGTATTAGAACTATATAGTTTTGCATTAATAGCAATTTCTCTATTTTTGAAGTTTCCATTTATTTTTGTACTTTTTGTCTTTTCTTTTAACTGTTTTTTAGTAGGAAAATTTAACCCTAAGTTCAGTGCAACTCTAATGACAAATGTTCCTGATAATATGCTTGCTCAAGTATCATCATTTATTTCATTCTTAGTTATGATCAGCATTCCGATTGGAACTAGTATCTTCTCTATAATTTACGTATTTAATAGTAATATTCTTTGGATATTATTTTTAAGCTTAACAATTATTGGGTTATATTTTCAAGTTGAATCTCGGTAA
- a CDS encoding ABC transporter permease has product MHKVDSRNWLFTLCRKNMKANKLRNLILTIAISLTAFMMTSVFTVAGSMIKGMEKSAMYQVGTDSHAGFKYLTKEQFNKLSKDDQINRLSYNVIVGQPINEELREDYTEIRYTETDNAKHSFALPTIGKLPKKYNEIATSTNVIDNFGIPRKVGQKIHLTIYNGINTYEGDFIISGMWEKPTATLTNQIFVSKKFQEDFSPIWQNESEKSQFMGENSYAGSINPIFNFRNSININKQVNDLKSRLGFGKEVNEGVNWAYSASSIDSTSIAIVGFLLGVIFISGYLIISNIFNISVTADIQYFGLLKTIGTTNKQLKKLVIGQAIMMSIFAIPIGLLFGYLASLVIIPFIINNMVSIPFNMEFNIWFFVISAVFSWLTVRVSCLRPCKIVSRISPIEAIRYTSTANTNNRTFRKKYKVSPVMMAWQNLGRHKMKSLFVVFSMALSIIMLNITGTLVASFDENLYVKSFANSDFTIADASLFNKQSNELNYEGVSQTDIDYFKKLTGIEEIGAIAMSLSVHKVEGMPLKRVRSFYKMIKDDIDPEDSKDLKNEISKNHNIYSSIFGLDQMIYKNLEMKSGVVDWEKFNSGNYVVISTPMKGSKDDSKYSFYKVGDSISVKLPDGSNKTYEVMGIGCLPYAMGPGFSRSMDMNIMLPLSEYTSYSTSNKVMKVFIDVDKAHIKNIEKRLLDYCEKEKPLLDLESRSAYKEGFKHMKQMFIFIGGSLSFIVALIGILNFINLTYMTINERRDELNTLHAIGMTYKQIKTMLYAEGIIRIVLTYVTVLLFGIGLTYKIVNMIAGQMIMFKYQFVTWPILVTLPLSISIVFIIPNIFKWKRI; this is encoded by the coding sequence ATGCATAAAGTAGATAGTCGCAATTGGCTTTTCACTCTTTGTAGAAAAAACATGAAAGCCAATAAATTAAGAAATCTTATTCTAACAATTGCTATTTCATTAACTGCGTTTATGATGACTAGCGTTTTTACTGTTGCAGGTAGTATGATAAAAGGTATGGAAAAGTCTGCCATGTATCAGGTAGGAACAGATTCTCATGCAGGATTTAAATACTTAACTAAAGAACAATTTAATAAGCTCTCAAAAGATGATCAAATAAATCGTCTAAGCTATAATGTAATTGTTGGTCAACCAATAAATGAAGAATTACGAGAAGATTATACTGAAATCAGGTATACCGAAACTGATAATGCAAAACATTCATTTGCTCTCCCCACAATTGGCAAGCTACCCAAAAAATATAACGAGATTGCTACTAGTACCAATGTTATTGATAACTTTGGCATTCCACGAAAAGTAGGTCAGAAAATCCACTTAACCATTTACAATGGGATTAACACTTATGAAGGTGATTTTATTATTAGTGGTATGTGGGAAAAACCTACGGCTACACTTACTAATCAAATATTTGTTTCTAAAAAATTTCAAGAAGACTTTTCACCTATTTGGCAAAATGAATCTGAAAAAAGTCAATTTATGGGTGAAAATTCCTATGCAGGGTCGATTAATCCTATTTTTAATTTTCGTAACTCTATTAATATTAATAAACAAGTTAATGATTTAAAATCTCGATTAGGTTTTGGAAAAGAAGTTAATGAAGGAGTAAATTGGGCATATTCTGCATCATCTATTGACTCGACAAGTATAGCGATAGTAGGTTTCTTACTTGGTGTTATTTTCATTTCAGGATATTTAATTATTAGTAATATTTTCAATATTTCAGTTACTGCAGATATTCAGTATTTTGGTCTTTTAAAAACTATTGGTACAACAAATAAACAACTTAAAAAGCTTGTTATAGGACAAGCCATTATGATGAGTATCTTTGCTATCCCAATCGGTTTGCTCTTTGGCTATCTTGCTTCATTGGTAATCATTCCATTCATAATTAACAATATGGTAAGCATTCCATTTAACATGGAATTCAATATATGGTTTTTTGTCATAAGTGCCGTTTTTTCATGGCTCACAGTTCGAGTGAGTTGTTTAAGACCTTGTAAAATTGTAAGTAGAATATCTCCGATTGAGGCTATCCGATATACATCCACTGCAAATACAAATAATAGAACATTTCGCAAAAAATATAAAGTTTCTCCAGTAATGATGGCATGGCAAAATTTAGGACGTCATAAAATGAAGTCTCTTTTCGTTGTGTTTTCGATGGCTTTAAGTATTATAATGCTTAATATTACTGGTACCTTGGTAGCAAGTTTTGATGAAAATCTTTATGTTAAGAGTTTTGCAAATTCAGATTTTACAATTGCAGATGCCTCATTGTTTAACAAACAGTCGAATGAATTAAATTATGAAGGGGTAAGTCAAACTGATATTGATTATTTCAAAAAATTGACAGGAATAGAAGAAATTGGAGCAATTGCCATGTCTCTATCTGTTCATAAGGTTGAAGGAATGCCATTAAAAAGGGTTAGGTCATTTTATAAAATGATAAAAGATGATATTGATCCTGAGGACTCTAAAGATCTTAAAAATGAAATTTCAAAAAATCATAATATTTATAGCAGTATATTTGGATTAGATCAAATGATTTATAAAAATTTAGAAATGAAATCTGGAGTTGTTGACTGGGAAAAGTTTAATAGTGGAAACTATGTAGTTATTTCAACTCCTATGAAGGGTTCTAAAGATGATAGCAAGTATTCATTTTATAAAGTTGGTGATTCAATTAGTGTTAAGTTGCCTGATGGAAGTAATAAGACCTATGAGGTAATGGGTATTGGCTGTCTTCCTTATGCTATGGGGCCAGGTTTTTCACGTTCAATGGATATGAATATCATGTTACCTCTTTCTGAATATACTTCATATTCAACTAGCAACAAAGTAATGAAGGTTTTTATCGATGTAGATAAAGCTCATATTAAGAATATAGAAAAACGATTGTTAGATTATTGCGAAAAGGAAAAACCACTCCTTGATTTAGAATCACGTAGTGCCTATAAAGAAGGATTCAAACACATGAAACAAATGTTCATATTTATTGGGGGATCTCTTAGTTTTATAGTTGCTCTGATTGGAATATTAAACTTTATCAATTTAACATATATGACAATCAATGAAAGACGAGATGAGCTGAATACACTGCATGCTATTGGAATGACATATAAACAAATTAAAACAATGCTTTATGCAGAGGGAATTATCAGAATTGTTCTCACATATGTTACTGTATTACTTTTTGGAATTGGCTTAACGTATAAAATTGTCAATATGATAGCTGGTCAAATGATTATGTTTAAATACCAGTTTGTAACATGGCCAATTTTAGTAACATTACCATTATCTATATCAATAGTTTTCATAATTCCAAATATATTCAAATGGAAGAGAATATAG
- a CDS encoding replication-associated recombination protein A, whose product MPDNLALRMRPRNISEVIGQEHLVGEGKIIRRMVEANMLSSMILYGPPGIGKTSIASAIAGTTQYAFRTFNATVDTKKRLQEIAEEAKFSGGLVLLLDEIHRLDKTKQDFLLPLLENGNIIMIGATTENPFFSVTPAIRSRVQIFELEPLDNDDIKLAIQTAISDKERGFAFDVHLDSAALDFIATATNGDLRSAYNSLDLAVMSTQEDADGSRHITLNTVENSLQRSYITMDKDGDGHYDVLSALQKSIRGSDVNASLHYAARLVEAGDLPSLARRLTVIAYEDIGLANPEAQIHTVTALEAAQKIGFPEARILIANVVIDLALSPKSNSAYLAMDAALKDLRRSGNLPIPRHLRDGHYAGSQELGNAQDYKYPHAYPEKWVKQQYLPDKLKQANYFDANETGKYERALSANKQRIDKLSQ is encoded by the coding sequence ATGCCTGATAATTTAGCCCTGCGCATGCGACCACGCAATATCTCAGAAGTCATTGGGCAGGAGCATTTGGTGGGGGAGGGAAAAATTATCCGCCGCATGGTTGAAGCCAACATGCTCTCTTCCATGATCCTCTATGGCCCTCCCGGAATTGGGAAAACCTCCATCGCCAGTGCCATCGCTGGAACCACCCAGTATGCTTTTCGGACGTTTAATGCTACGGTTGACACTAAAAAACGCCTGCAAGAAATCGCTGAAGAAGCCAAGTTTTCTGGTGGACTGGTACTGCTGCTAGACGAGATTCATCGCCTTGATAAGACTAAGCAAGACTTTCTCCTGCCACTTTTGGAAAATGGCAATATCATCATGATTGGTGCCACAACGGAGAACCCTTTTTTCTCTGTTACCCCCGCTATCCGCTCCCGTGTTCAGATTTTTGAGCTGGAGCCTTTGGATAATGATGACATCAAGCTAGCTATCCAAACGGCCATCTCAGACAAGGAGCGGGGCTTCGCTTTCGATGTGCATTTGGACAGCGCAGCCTTAGACTTTATCGCTACAGCAACCAATGGAGATCTGCGCTCTGCCTACAATTCCCTCGACCTAGCTGTTATGTCCACACAAGAAGACGCTGACGGTAGTCGCCACATCACGCTAAACACGGTTGAAAACAGTTTACAGCGCAGCTATATTACCATGGATAAAGATGGAGATGGTCACTACGATGTCCTCTCAGCCCTGCAAAAGTCTATCCGTGGCTCTGATGTCAATGCTAGCCTCCACTATGCCGCGCGCCTTGTGGAAGCTGGAGACTTGCCAAGTTTAGCGCGACGATTAACCGTTATCGCCTATGAGGATATTGGCTTGGCCAATCCTGAAGCCCAGATCCACACCGTAACCGCTTTAGAAGCAGCACAAAAGATTGGTTTCCCCGAGGCCAGAATCTTAATAGCCAATGTAGTCATCGATCTAGCCTTATCACCAAAATCCAATTCAGCATACCTTGCTATGGATGCTGCTTTAAAAGACTTACGACGTTCAGGAAATCTTCCCATCCCAAGACATTTGCGAGATGGTCATTACGCTGGTAGTCAGGAATTAGGCAATGCCCAAGACTATAAATACCCACATGCTTATCCAGAAAAATGGGTCAAGCAACAATACCTACCCGATAAGTTGAAGCAGGCAAATTATTTTGACGCCAATGAAACAGGTAAATACGAACGGGCTCTCTCTGCTAATAAACAGCGAATTGACAAGCTTTCTCAATAA
- a CDS encoding ABC transporter ATP-binding protein, producing MKAIIGVLKQKRLLLLYYIVLGIVINSLNLVSISYFQVIIDTYPKGLLSWGNIIRYSLLLIVPTILAYLDNYPHQQLFEGLYLDFKLLSIDKISRIDYSNYQKYGVGQLIQKIEEGALALRNTITSFWLTLIRELVPNVLLSLYLIYNFEKRLLFYILIGYVFIALTTTLLLKKLYAIKEHILINQELFNKRLVRGLMEMVLFRLNNRYTSESRTLSKSARSITNARTKLTMVHELFFAIFGLIINFLKIVVLAYAVFEAKLSVGSIVAIVTLLGKAYEPIAIFNVIYVDYKLNQLAIQRYLDFLNGKDDSHLYNGKCYELKNDDIRITDLTFSYNKTFHLFKEFNLTIKKNSTTAFVGASGSGKSTLIKIILGLIKPDNGEIFLGDVTLSELRLEHLYKQISYLPQESTIFEGTLRENIVLDKEISDEDIINVLKKVELLDFYTNLELGLDTELGEKGIIVSGGERQRIALARLYFDKAELIILDEATSALDNITEQKIMYKLLREFKNKTVIIIAHRLESIKGVDRIIVFKKGKVCESGHFQELLNLRGDFYKLYKSNVN from the coding sequence ATGAAAGCGATAATTGGTGTTTTAAAACAAAAAAGATTGTTATTATTATATTATATAGTACTAGGTATTGTCATTAATTCACTTAATCTTGTCTCAATTTCCTATTTTCAGGTAATCATTGATACCTATCCTAAGGGATTGCTTAGCTGGGGAAATATAATAAGATACAGTTTACTATTAATTGTTCCGACAATACTTGCTTATTTAGATAATTATCCTCATCAACAGTTATTTGAAGGATTATATTTAGATTTCAAACTCTTATCAATTGATAAGATTAGTCGAATTGATTATAGTAACTACCAAAAATATGGCGTTGGACAGTTAATACAGAAAATCGAAGAAGGTGCTCTTGCACTTCGAAACACGATTACTAGCTTCTGGTTAACACTCATTCGAGAACTCGTTCCCAATGTCCTTTTAAGTCTATATTTAATTTATAATTTTGAAAAGAGACTTCTATTTTATATTTTGATAGGATATGTTTTTATTGCCCTAACCACAACATTGTTATTGAAAAAATTATACGCCATTAAAGAGCATATTCTTATTAACCAAGAATTATTTAATAAAAGGTTAGTAAGAGGGCTTATGGAAATGGTTTTGTTTAGACTAAATAACAGATATACTTCCGAAAGTAGGACATTATCAAAAAGTGCACGTTCAATTACTAATGCAAGAACTAAATTAACAATGGTTCATGAATTATTCTTTGCTATTTTTGGTTTAATCATTAATTTTCTAAAGATAGTGGTACTTGCTTATGCAGTATTTGAAGCTAAATTATCTGTAGGATCTATTGTTGCCATTGTAACCTTACTTGGGAAAGCTTACGAGCCAATAGCCATTTTCAATGTTATTTATGTTGATTATAAACTTAACCAATTAGCCATTCAAAGATATCTTGATTTTTTAAATGGTAAAGATGATTCTCACCTTTATAATGGCAAATGTTACGAGTTGAAAAATGATGACATTAGAATAACTGACCTAACCTTTTCTTATAACAAAACATTTCATTTATTTAAAGAGTTTAATTTAACCATAAAAAAGAATAGCACAACAGCTTTTGTAGGGGCAAGCGGAAGTGGAAAATCAACACTAATAAAAATAATACTTGGTCTGATTAAACCTGATAACGGTGAGATTTTTTTAGGGGATGTGACATTGAGTGAGTTGAGATTGGAACACTTGTACAAACAGATTAGCTATTTACCTCAAGAGTCAACAATATTTGAGGGAACATTAAGAGAAAATATTGTACTTGACAAAGAAATAAGCGATGAAGATATCATTAATGTATTGAAAAAAGTAGAGTTACTAGACTTTTATACAAACTTAGAGCTAGGTCTCGATACAGAACTTGGAGAGAAAGGTATTATTGTGTCTGGTGGTGAAAGACAAAGAATAGCCTTAGCAAGACTGTATTTTGATAAGGCAGAGCTGATAATTCTAGATGAAGCAACTTCGGCGCTAGATAATATTACTGAACAAAAAATAATGTATAAATTATTAAGAGAATTTAAAAATAAGACAGTCATTATTATTGCTCATAGACTTGAAAGTATTAAAGGGGTTGATAGAATTATAGTTTTCAAAAAAGGAAAAGTTTGTGAGAGTGGTCATTTTCAAGAGTTATTGAATTTAAGAGGAGATTTTTACAAGTTATACAAATCTAATGTAAACTAA
- a CDS encoding IS3 family transposase (programmed frameshift) — protein MSRRVRRQFTDNFKQQIVDLHNAGMKRSEIIKEYDLTPSTFDKWVRQAKTTGSFKSVDNLTDDQRELIALRKRNKELEMQLDILKQAAVIMAPKRQIITANKDKYSISALCRWLNLPRSSYYYKAIEPVSETELEEKVKQIFLESKSRYGARKIKKCLETGGILLSRRRIRRIMKRWNLVSVYQQTTFKSHSKGKNEAPIPNRLARQFNRKRPLEAIVTDLTYVRVGKRWAYVCLIIDLYNREIIGLSVGWQKTAELVKQAIQSIPYALTKVNLFHSDRGKEFDNQLIDEVLGAFGITRSLSQAGCPYDNAVAESTYRSFKVEFINQEIFHSLEELNLKTKDYVHWWNHQRIHSSLNYQTPMARRVIA, from the exons ATGTCTAGAAGAGTACGTCGTCAATTCACAGATAACTTTAAACAACAAATCGTTGACCTTCACAATGCAGGTATGAAACGTAGCGAAATCATCAAAGAATATGATTTAACCCCCTCAACCTTTGACAAATGGGTGAGACAAGCCAAAACAACTGGTTCCTTCAAATCGGTTGATAATCTAACAGATGACCAACGGGAGCTCATAGCCCTTAGAAAACGCAATAAAGAACTCGAAATGCAGCTAGACATCCTAAAGCAAGCGGCAGTGATTATGGCAC CAAAAAGGCAAATAATCACTGCTAACAAGGATAAATACAGTATTTCAGCCTTGTGTCGTTGGTTGAACCTCCCTCGTTCCAGCTATTACTACAAAGCCATAGAGCCAGTATCGGAAACAGAGCTTGAAGAAAAAGTTAAGCAGATTTTCCTTGAGAGCAAATCTAGATATGGTGCTCGAAAGATCAAGAAATGTCTGGAAACAGGAGGAATCCTCTTGTCTCGTCGTCGCATTCGTCGGATCATGAAGCGATGGAATCTCGTATCTGTTTACCAGCAGACTACCTTCAAGTCGCATTCTAAAGGGAAAAATGAAGCACCCATTCCAAATCGCTTAGCTAGACAATTCAATCGAAAAAGGCCACTTGAAGCGATTGTAACAGACTTGACTTATGTCCGTGTTGGTAAGCGCTGGGCCTATGTTTGCTTAATAATAGACCTCTATAATCGTGAAATCATTGGTCTGTCAGTCGGTTGGCAGAAGACTGCAGAGCTCGTAAAGCAAGCGATTCAGAGTATCCCTTATGCCCTAACCAAGGTCAATCTTTTCCATTCTGATCGTGGTAAGGAGTTTGATAATCAGCTGATTGATGAGGTGTTAGGAGCATTCGGTATCACCCGTTCACTTAGTCAAGCAGGCTGTCCTTATGACAATGCCGTGGCTGAAAGTACTTATCGTTCCTTCAAAGTTGAGTTTATTAATCAAGAAATCTTTCATTCGCTTGAAGAACTAAATCTTAAAACCAAGGACTACGTCCACTGGTGGAATCATCAGCGCATTCACAGCAGTCTCAACTATCAAACCCCCATGGCTAGGCGAGTGATCGCTTAA
- a CDS encoding ABC transporter ATP-binding protein — protein sequence MEVLKVTALKKYYKQSDIVVKAIDGVDMTVSHGEFVAIVGSSGSGKSTLLNMLGGLDRPSEGNVIVDGKEIFSLKDEELTIFRRRKIGFIFQAYNLVPVLNVYENIILPIELDGNVVDEEYINSIITSLGLKGKINSMPNQLSGGQQQRVAIARAIATKPSIILADEPTGNLDSKTSQDVIGLLKVTGEKYNQTVVMITHNEEIAQMADRIIRIEDGRIVPKGGWS from the coding sequence ATGGAAGTGTTAAAAGTAACAGCATTAAAAAAATATTATAAGCAATCGGATATTGTCGTAAAAGCAATTGATGGGGTAGACATGACTGTATCACATGGGGAATTCGTAGCTATTGTAGGTTCCAGTGGTAGTGGTAAGTCAACATTACTTAATATGCTTGGAGGATTGGATAGACCATCTGAAGGTAATGTGATTGTAGATGGAAAAGAAATTTTTTCATTAAAAGATGAAGAATTAACTATTTTTAGAAGAAGAAAAATTGGTTTTATATTTCAAGCATATAATCTGGTACCTGTACTTAATGTTTACGAAAATATAATACTCCCTATTGAACTAGACGGGAATGTAGTTGATGAAGAGTACATAAATTCAATCATTACTTCACTAGGACTAAAGGGAAAAATAAATAGCATGCCAAATCAACTATCAGGTGGTCAGCAACAAAGAGTGGCCATTGCAAGGGCAATTGCTACTAAACCTTCTATAATCTTAGCTGATGAACCTACAGGAAATTTAGATTCAAAAACAAGTCAGGATGTTATTGGTCTTCTAAAAGTAACAGGTGAAAAATACAATCAAACTGTCGTTATGATAACTCATAATGAAGAGATAGCTCAAATGGCAGACCGGATTATAAGAATTGAAGATGGCAGAATTGTCCCTAAAGGCGGGTGGTCTTGA
- a CDS encoding response regulator transcription factor — MKKKIYIIEDDKSINRGIELTLGKEKYDFVNFYNLSEIQDINSADLIILDINLPDGNGLDFLKEYRKTSSKPVLILTANDTEIVEVEGLESGADDYVTKPFSLMVLRLRIEKLLARNKEVVSYNDHGLSLDFNSFEFRCNESELELSKTEIRLLKYLVENENTILSREKLIDHVWQNQLYVDENALSVTIKRLRDKIETSETKLIHTVYGIGYVFKVG; from the coding sequence TTGAAAAAGAAAATATATATCATAGAAGACGATAAATCAATTAATCGAGGAATTGAATTGACTCTTGGAAAAGAAAAATATGATTTTGTAAACTTCTATAACTTATCTGAAATTCAAGATATAAATAGCGCTGATCTTATCATATTAGATATCAATCTTCCGGACGGTAACGGTTTAGATTTTTTAAAAGAGTATCGAAAAACATCAAGTAAACCAGTTTTAATTTTAACAGCAAATGATACGGAAATAGTAGAAGTAGAAGGACTTGAATCAGGGGCAGATGATTATGTCACTAAACCATTTTCACTTATGGTATTAAGATTGCGAATTGAAAAACTTTTAGCACGAAATAAAGAAGTAGTCTCATATAATGATCATGGATTATCTCTTGATTTCAATTCTTTTGAATTTAGATGTAATGAATCTGAGTTAGAATTAAGTAAAACGGAGATTCGTCTGCTAAAGTACTTAGTTGAAAACGAGAATACCATACTTTCTAGGGAGAAATTAATTGATCATGTGTGGCAGAATCAATTGTATGTAGATGAAAATGCTCTTTCTGTAACAATTAAAAGATTGAGAGATAAAATTGAAACAAGCGAAACTAAGTTAATTCATACGGTTTACGGTATTGGATATGTTTTTAAAGTGGGGTGA
- a CDS encoding sensor histidine kinase, with protein MSEKNIREEKERLKELITDISHQIKTPLTNIKMYSQLLSEVSKDDVIKDYVNEISLHSKKLEDLINALTKMSRLEVGIFHYKEEEVLLSEIVNKVAEQGHPKALCKNIVIDSVISGDTIINADKKWVSEAVYNILDNAIKYSEEDTRIRISIFCFEMFCGISISDRGPGISEDEIPRIFNRFYRGCYSDESDGIGVGLFLARQIIEDHGGYIRVKSKVGIGSTFDICFPILSKVKE; from the coding sequence ATGTCTGAAAAAAATATAAGAGAAGAAAAAGAGAGGCTTAAAGAACTAATTACAGACATATCACATCAAATCAAAACTCCCTTAACAAACATAAAAATGTATTCTCAATTGCTATCAGAGGTTTCAAAAGATGATGTTATAAAAGATTATGTTAACGAAATTTCTCTACATAGTAAGAAGTTAGAGGATCTCATAAATGCTTTAACTAAAATGTCTAGACTTGAAGTTGGAATATTTCATTATAAAGAAGAAGAGGTCTTACTTTCTGAAATTGTTAATAAAGTCGCTGAACAAGGACATCCTAAAGCTCTTTGTAAGAATATAGTGATTGATAGTGTCATATCGGGGGACACGATTATTAATGCTGATAAAAAATGGGTGTCAGAGGCTGTCTATAATATTTTAGATAATGCTATTAAGTATTCCGAAGAAGATACTAGGATACGTATAAGTATTTTTTGTTTTGAAATGTTTTGTGGTATAAGTATTTCTGATAGAGGTCCGGGAATATCTGAAGATGAAATACCAAGGATATTTAACCGGTTTTATAGAGGTTGTTATTCGGATGAAAGTGATGGAATTGGGGTTGGTTTATTCCTTGCACGTCAGATAATTGAAGATCATGGTGGCTATATAAGAGTTAAATCAAAGGTTGGAATAGGTAGCACTTTTGATATTTGCTTCCCAATACTTTCAAAAGTGAAAGAATGA
- a CDS encoding Rgg/GadR/MutR family transcriptional regulator, which produces MLSKMGEAFKSMRKSRGITLSEATGEEFSESMLSRFESGQSEMSAQKLFTCLDNIYLDIEEYNLLVREYKPTDFSTLQKNVHHFYNPYNEIELEKLAEKELDKIKIDGREQYHKLNNILIKARIKSVNNNYFISDDLIEYLKNYLFSMVNWANYELTLFSETIHLFEPNAFLKYCQEMLHRSDFYKRLPYNSTLIQTILINGIFYSAEKNRLEDASILIETIEQNFSQTRDAYLKIVFMIANGYYLTKFDKNKGISLIKKGINIFKDLGYDDISTYYYNEFKHIID; this is translated from the coding sequence ATGCTAAGTAAAATGGGAGAGGCATTTAAAAGTATGAGAAAATCAAGAGGAATAACTTTGAGTGAAGCAACTGGAGAAGAGTTTTCAGAATCTATGCTTTCTCGTTTTGAAAGTGGTCAATCTGAGATGTCTGCTCAAAAACTTTTTACTTGTTTAGATAATATTTATTTGGATATTGAAGAATATAACTTATTAGTTCGAGAATACAAACCAACAGACTTTTCTACACTACAAAAAAACGTTCATCACTTCTACAATCCATATAATGAAATTGAGTTAGAAAAATTAGCGGAAAAAGAACTAGATAAAATTAAAATTGATGGCCGAGAACAATATCATAAACTAAACAATATATTAATTAAAGCTAGAATCAAATCCGTGAATAATAATTATTTCATTTCCGATGATTTGATTGAATATCTAAAGAATTATCTCTTTTCGATGGTAAATTGGGCAAATTATGAATTAACGCTTTTCTCAGAAACTATTCATCTCTTTGAGCCAAACGCATTTTTAAAATATTGTCAAGAAATGCTACATCGCTCTGATTTTTATAAAAGACTTCCTTATAATAGTACTCTTATTCAGACAATACTAATAAATGGTATCTTCTATAGTGCCGAAAAGAATAGACTAGAAGATGCTTCAATATTAATTGAGACAATAGAACAAAATTTCTCCCAAACTCGAGATGCTTATCTAAAAATTGTTTTTATGATTGCCAATGGTTATTATCTAACAAAATTTGATAAAAACAAAGGAATCTCTTTAATTAAAAAGGGAATCAACATCTTTAAAGATTTAGGCTATGATGACATTTCAACTTATTACTACAATGAATTCAAACATATCATAGATTAA